In the genome of Notamacropus eugenii isolate mMacEug1 chromosome 5, mMacEug1.pri_v2, whole genome shotgun sequence, one region contains:
- the RPS16 gene encoding small ribosomal subunit protein uS9, with product MPSKGPLQSVQVFGRKKTATAVAHCKRGNGLIKVNGRPLEMIEPRTLQYKLLEPVLLLGKERFAGVDIRVRVKGGGHVAQIYAIRQSISKALVAYYQKYVDEASKKEIKDILIQYDRTLLVADPRRCESKKFGGPGARARYQKSYR from the exons ATGCCGTCCAAGGGGCCGCTCCAGTCCGTCCAGGTCTTCGGGCGAAAG AAAACTGCCACTGCTGTGGCCCACTGCAAGAGAGGCAATGGGCTGATCAAGGTGAATGGGCGACCACTGGAGATGATAGAGCCTCGAACCCTGCAATACAAG CTGCTGGAGCCTGTCCTCCTGCTAGGCAAGGAACGTTTTGCTGGAGTGGATATCCGGGTCCGTGTGAAAGGAGGAGGCCATGTCGCACAGATTTATG CTATCCGGCAGTCCATCTCCAAAGCCCTGGTGGCCTATTACCAGAAAT aTGTGGACGAGGCCtccaagaaggaaataaaagatattCTTATCCAATATGACCGAACTCTCCTGGTGGCTGATCCTCGGCGCTGCGAGTCCAAGAAGTTTGGTGGCCCTGGGGCCCGGGCTCGTTACCAGAAATCCTACCGATAA